One Mytilus trossulus isolate FHL-02 chromosome 5, PNRI_Mtr1.1.1.hap1, whole genome shotgun sequence DNA segment encodes these proteins:
- the LOC134718406 gene encoding uncharacterized protein LOC134718406: protein MSDSESFRSCSSEGSDEGKSYGDSQPGVGIQPFDVSVLDQATHRRRVRMGEPGQEGPVVDSTVLLEVPAILEVSVSGGQEVPVRVQGTPEETQDEVPQELVVEAVEQSAPVAAKVSVSGEQEVPVLVDGLQTLAISEETPEETEEPEVQGEVPTAHGEEQSASVPASTDPMAFKREIPDAWRGRESQVWTGPISGYKERTWRVSARDVACPVPGCPVISRQMREHALGDHVSPMFESNFNREVMSNQGFHQFRGHMVIMLARWLTGREDVTSAEFVSWLQERAAIPSGIKIQGVDMPPLRAVCQQMNWQKCSVYSLHPITSPVVILYWRVILGVLRYLSPAHRACVALDEYQGDNGPTYDILCQANSRFCQVAEPVVAQSTTIVPATETSSVDVPQVTQPVQPVPQREEEERVTPPVEEPVAMATKPDESLVILVYHNTRKLVGVTSVANAVAQAREVFDLEDQEVVLTYLGAELTRSVRMELLPAMAELVVTVK, encoded by the coding sequence atGTCTGATTCTGAGTCCTTCAGGTCGTGCTCCAGCGAGGGCAGTGATGAGGGAAAGAGTTATGGTGACTCCCAGCCGGGAGTGGGCATTCAGCCCTTTGATGTGTCCGTATTGGATCAAGCCACCCATAGGAGAAGGGTCAGGATGGGAGAACCTGGCCAGGAAGGACCTGTGGTGGATTCTACAGTATTGCTGGAGGTACCAGCAATACTAGAAGTAAGTGTGTCAGGAGGACAGGAGGTACCTGTTCGAGTACAGGGTACTCCAGAGGAGACACAGGATGAGGTACCACAGGAACTGGTGGTCGAGGCTGTGGAGCAGTCAGCTCCAGTAGCAGCCAAGGTAAGTGTCTCAGGAGAACAGGAGGTACCTGTTCTGGTTGATGGCCTGCAGACACTTGCCATCTCAGAAGAGACTCCAGAGGAGACAGAAGAGCCAGAGGTGCAGGGGGAAGTGCCTACAGCACACGGTGAGGAGCAGTCTGCTTCAGTGCCTGCCAGCACGGACCCCATGGCTTTCAAGAGAGAGATACCCGATGCATGGAGGGGCAGGGAGTCACAAGTATGGACAGGCCCCATAAGTGGGTATAAGGAGAGGACCTGGAGGGTGAGTGCCAGGGACGTTGCTTGTCCAGTTCCTGGATGTCCCGTGATATCAAGGCAGATGCGGGAGCACGCATTGGGGGATCATGTGTCCCCAATGTTTGAGTCCAACTTCAACAGGGAAGTGATGTCAAATCAAGGCTTCCACCAGTTCAGGGGCCACATGGTGATCATGTTGGCCAGGTGGCTCACTGGCCGAGAAGACGTAACCTCTGCAGAGTTTGTCTCCTGGTTGCAGGAGAGAGCAGCCATTCCAAGCGGTATCAAGATCCAAGGAGTGGACATGCCACCACTGAGAGCCGTTTGTCAGCAGATGAATTGGCAGAAATGCAGTGTGTATTCCCTGCATCCCATCACCAGCCCGGTAGTGATACTATATTGGAGGGTGATATTAGGTGTGCTTAGGTACCTAAGCCCAGCACACAGAGCCTGCGTCGCTCTAGATGAGTACCAGGGAGATAACGGTCCGACATATGACATCCTATGTCAGGCAAACTCCAGATTCTGCCAGGTGGCAGAGCCCGTCGTGGCTCAGTCCACAACCATAGTGCCAGCGACAGAGACTAGCTCTGTGGATGTCCCACAAGTGACACAGCCAGTGCAGCCAGTGCCCCAGAGGGAGGAGGAAGAGAGGGTCACTCCACCAGTGGAGGAGCCAGTAGCCATGGCAACCAAGCCAGACGAATCATTGGTGATTCTAGTGTACCACAACACTAGGAAGTTGGTTGGGGTAACATCTGTTGCTAATGCTGTTGCCCAGGCTAGGGAGGTGTTTGACCTGGAAGACCAGGAGGTCGTGCTGACCTACCTGGGAGCTGAGTTAACCAGATCCGTCAGGATGGAGTTGCTGCCAGCCATGGCAGAACTCGTGGTCACAGTCAAATGA